The following coding sequences lie in one Peromyscus maniculatus bairdii isolate BWxNUB_F1_BW_parent chromosome 3, HU_Pman_BW_mat_3.1, whole genome shotgun sequence genomic window:
- the LOC102909279 gene encoding N-acetyltransferase 8F1-like — protein MAPYHIRQYQDSDRKPVLDVFTRGMEEHIPATFRRVLMLPRTLLLFLGGPLATVLVSGSWLLAIMCIVFLLLLLQLLARQPWKKYVAKCLHTDMADITKSYLHARGSCFWVAESGGQVVGIVGCLPVKDPPSGRKQLELLHLSVSSQHRGQGIAKALVRTLLQFARDQSYSDVVLDTSTIQQGTEALYMSLGFRRTGQYFMSMFWRLVDIPSIQLKYSLPSA, from the coding sequence ATGGCTCCTTATCACATTCGCCAGTACCAGGACAGTGACCGTAAACCTGTCCTGGATGTGTTCACAAGGGGCATGGAGGAACACATCCCCGCCACCTTCCGCCGTGTGCTGATGCTGCCCCGAACCCTCCTGCTCTTTCTTGGGGGGCCTCTTGCCACGGTCCTGGTGTCTGGCTCCTGGCTGCTCGCTATTATGTGCATCGTCTTTCTGCTCCTACTCCTGCAGCTCCTTGCCAGACAGCCTTGGAAGAAGTACGTGGCCAAGTGTTTGCACACAGACATGGCTGACATCACCAAGTCCTACCTGCATGCACGTGGCTCCTGCTTCTGGGTGGCTGAGTCTGGTGGTCAGGTGGTGGGCATAGTGGGTTGTCTGCCAGTCAAGGATCCCCCGTCAGGGAGGAAGCAGCTGGAGCTCCTTCACCTGTCTGTGTCCTCACAGCACCGAGGACAGGGGATAGCGAAAGCCCTGGTCAGAACTCTCCTCCAGTTTGCGAGGGACCAGAGCTACAGTGACGTGGTCCTTGACACCAGTACCATACAGCAAGGTACTGAGGCCCTCTACATGAGCTTGGGCTTCCGGAGGACAGGCCAGTATTTCATGAGTATGTTCTGGAGGTTAGTGGACATTCCCTCAATTCAATTAAAGTATTCCCTCCCTTCTGCCTAG